A single genomic interval of Rosistilla ulvae harbors:
- a CDS encoding gamma-glutamyl-gamma-aminobutyrate hydrolase family protein yields MTSTRPLIGINTDFRPAQQRTPAYVYLAAGYYENIQAAGGIPVILPPSNDVDAIHAAMDRLDGFVLIGGQDLDPRNDGYMLHHSMKLMHSNRETFDRIVVNEITERRMPVLGIGAGMQLLNIVQGGNLFYDIAEDLPNAVPHRDHQDPLHRHSLVVESDSLVGRVYGDGEIRVASRHHMAIDEVAPGFRVTARCPDGVIEAIESEMMDWFAVGTQFHPECEAASALDIRIFEEFVDGVKERQTGDLRLVA; encoded by the coding sequence ATGACGTCTACTCGACCACTTATCGGCATCAACACCGACTTTCGCCCTGCACAACAACGCACCCCTGCCTACGTCTACTTGGCGGCTGGTTACTACGAAAACATTCAAGCTGCGGGCGGCATTCCGGTAATCCTGCCACCTAGCAACGACGTCGATGCCATTCATGCTGCGATGGATCGCCTGGATGGATTTGTCTTGATCGGTGGTCAAGATTTGGACCCACGCAACGACGGTTATATGTTGCACCACAGCATGAAACTGATGCATTCGAACCGCGAGACATTCGACCGAATCGTCGTCAACGAAATCACCGAACGTCGCATGCCTGTGCTGGGCATCGGAGCCGGGATGCAGTTGTTGAACATTGTTCAAGGGGGCAACCTGTTCTACGACATCGCAGAAGACCTACCGAACGCGGTTCCACACCGCGATCACCAAGACCCATTGCACCGCCACAGTCTGGTTGTCGAATCGGATTCGTTGGTCGGTCGCGTTTATGGCGACGGCGAGATCCGCGTTGCCAGTCGCCATCACATGGCGATCGACGAAGTTGCTCCCGGTTTCCGCGTCACCGCTCGCTGCCCCGATGGCGTGATCGAAGCGATCGAGAGCGAGATGATGGACTGGTTCGCCGTCGGCACCCAATTCCATCCCGAATGCGAAGCGGCATCGGCGCTTGATATCCGGATTTTTGAAGAGTTTGTCGATGGCGTGAAAGAGCGTCAGACGGGCGACCTGCGACTGGTTGCTTAA
- a CDS encoding phytanoyl-CoA dioxygenase family protein gives MKNFSIVPSDDELASVPRDLRFYSVNNDAPTVLTGDQIDRFNRDGYVAPLPIFGDAEISGIRSYFDDLLARVTAAGGNSYSISSAHLKYGPVYDILKDPRIVDCVSDLLGENVIGWGSHFFCKMPHDGKSVAWHQDASYWPLSPSKAVTVWLAIDDADEENACMRFIAGSHHVGHLTYRPSDSAEHNVLNQTIDNPEQYGSVVYNPLPAGSASIHSDLLLHGSKANDSDRRRCALTLRYCSADVHAALDWNQKGVQVRGTDPSGHWSNLTRPAES, from the coding sequence GTGAAGAACTTCAGTATTGTTCCAAGCGACGACGAACTCGCTTCGGTCCCCCGCGACTTGCGTTTCTACAGCGTCAACAACGACGCTCCGACGGTTTTAACCGGCGATCAGATCGATCGATTCAATCGCGATGGCTACGTCGCGCCGCTGCCAATCTTCGGCGACGCGGAGATCTCCGGCATTCGCAGCTACTTCGACGACCTGTTGGCTCGCGTCACCGCGGCGGGAGGCAACAGTTATTCGATCAGTTCGGCGCATCTGAAGTACGGTCCCGTTTACGACATCCTGAAGGATCCGCGGATCGTCGACTGTGTCAGCGATCTGTTGGGCGAAAACGTGATCGGTTGGGGATCGCACTTCTTCTGCAAGATGCCCCACGACGGCAAATCGGTCGCCTGGCATCAAGACGCCAGCTACTGGCCGTTGTCTCCCTCCAAAGCTGTCACCGTTTGGTTGGCGATCGACGACGCGGATGAAGAGAACGCTTGCATGCGTTTTATCGCCGGTTCGCATCACGTCGGCCACCTGACCTATCGCCCCAGCGATTCGGCGGAGCACAACGTGCTGAACCAGACGATCGACAACCCGGAGCAATACGGTTCGGTCGTCTACAATCCGCTGCCGGCTGGTAGCGCATCGATCCACAGCGATCTGCTGTTGCACGGGTCCAAGGCGAACGATTCGGATCGCCGCCGCTGCGCCCTGACGCTCCGCTACTGCAGCGCCGACGTCCATGCAGCTCTCGACTGGAACCAAAAGGGAGTCCAAGTCCGCGGAACCGATCCATCGGGACACTGGTCCAACCTGACGCGCCCAGCGGAGAGCTGA
- the der gene encoding ribosome biogenesis GTPase Der codes for MSMPKVAIVGRPNVGKSSIFNWLAGRRIAIVDDYEGVTRDRMTTLIEHEGNFFELIDTGGMGVVDSDDLTADVEAQIEVAIATADVILFVVDIRTGLMPLDSLVAERLRSIDRPIVLLANKADHENLDISAEEFHKLGRGHLICVSAEQKRHRDELMQLIVDRLPPSSDRAVDAHMKFAIVGRRNVGKSTFVNSLAQAKRMIVSEVAGTTRDSVDVNFELDGHQFTAIDTPGLRRRRSVRTDLDYYGMHRAQRSIRRADVSLMFFDASEKISKVDKQLVGYIADEYKPCVFVVNKWDLYHDEMPTERWVKYLRSQFPTMQYAPIAFITGQTGKNIKALLNHSQMLFKQARERTSTGRLNRIVQAAIEHQEPPMFQNRRPKIYYATQVSTEPPTIVLMCNDPKGFAPDYRRFLLSVLRDNLPFSEVPIKMYLQKREQRDPTAPPEVDQENERVS; via the coding sequence ATGTCGATGCCCAAAGTCGCGATTGTCGGACGTCCCAACGTCGGCAAGAGCAGTATTTTCAATTGGCTAGCCGGCCGCCGTATCGCTATCGTCGACGATTACGAAGGGGTGACCCGGGATCGCATGACAACGCTGATCGAACACGAAGGGAACTTCTTCGAATTGATCGATACCGGCGGGATGGGAGTCGTCGATTCGGACGACCTGACGGCCGATGTCGAAGCCCAGATCGAAGTCGCGATCGCCACAGCCGACGTGATTCTGTTTGTCGTCGATATCCGCACCGGCCTGATGCCGCTGGACTCTCTGGTCGCCGAGCGTCTGCGCAGCATCGACCGCCCGATCGTCCTGTTGGCCAACAAAGCCGACCACGAGAACCTCGACATCTCAGCCGAAGAGTTCCACAAGCTAGGGCGAGGGCATTTGATTTGCGTCAGTGCCGAACAGAAGCGGCACCGCGACGAACTGATGCAATTGATCGTCGATCGCTTGCCGCCAAGCAGTGATCGCGCCGTCGACGCGCACATGAAGTTTGCGATCGTTGGCCGCCGCAACGTCGGCAAAAGCACGTTCGTCAATTCGCTGGCTCAAGCCAAACGGATGATCGTCAGCGAAGTTGCCGGAACGACCCGCGACAGCGTCGACGTCAACTTCGAACTCGACGGCCATCAATTCACCGCGATCGATACTCCCGGTCTGCGTCGACGCCGCAGCGTCCGGACCGACCTCGATTATTACGGCATGCACCGGGCTCAACGCAGCATCCGCCGAGCCGATGTTTCGTTGATGTTCTTCGACGCCAGCGAAAAGATCAGCAAGGTCGACAAGCAATTGGTCGGCTACATCGCCGACGAATACAAACCGTGCGTGTTTGTCGTCAACAAGTGGGACCTTTACCACGACGAGATGCCAACCGAACGCTGGGTTAAATACCTGCGGTCGCAATTCCCCACGATGCAATACGCCCCGATCGCGTTTATCACCGGGCAGACCGGCAAGAACATCAAGGCCTTGCTCAACCATTCGCAAATGCTGTTCAAACAAGCTCGCGAGCGGACCAGCACCGGAAGGCTAAACCGAATCGTTCAAGCGGCGATCGAGCACCAAGAACCGCCGATGTTCCAAAACCGGCGGCCGAAGATCTATTACGCGACCCAGGTCTCGACCGAACCGCCGACGATCGTGCTGATGTGCAACGATCCCAAGGGCTTTGCTCCCGACTACCGCCGCTTTCTGCTGAGCGTATTGCGAGACAACCTGCCGTTTTCGGAAGTCCCGATCAAGATGTACCTGCAGAAACGCGAACAGCGCGACCCGACCGCCCCGCCTGAAGTCGACCAAGAAAACGAACGCGTCTCCTAG
- a CDS encoding DUF1015 domain-containing protein encodes MPRIKAFRALRPQADNAAKVASVPYDVCDRDEAVELAAGNPDSFLHIVRPDIDLPADTNPYDDAIYAKASDNLQRFLRDNVLQQDDGDAIFLYRQVMDGNSQVGVVCCCHVEDYENNLILKHEKTRKAKEDDRTRHVLTLGAHTGPVFLTYRDDSKTNAMVETAITEAPLYDFTAVDGVQHTVWKIDNAGDYVSALSAVPKFYVADGHHRAASAWRAGAERRDNNPNHTGDEEYNWFLTVLFPASQLNILSYNRVLKDLNGQSVEQVREKLTQLGTFEPITDPVPPTAGSFCFYLGGSWYRLTLPADSIDHNHPIDSLDVALLEKRVLQPIFGIEDVRTDPRIDFVGGIRGTKALETRVDSGAWACAISMFPTSIEQLMGVSDADEIMPPKSTWFEPKLRSGLLVHLLD; translated from the coding sequence ATGCCACGAATTAAAGCCTTCCGCGCGTTGCGTCCCCAAGCCGACAACGCAGCTAAAGTCGCCTCGGTCCCCTACGACGTGTGCGACCGCGACGAAGCGGTTGAATTGGCCGCTGGAAATCCCGATTCGTTCCTGCACATCGTTCGTCCCGACATCGATCTGCCGGCCGATACGAATCCCTACGACGACGCGATCTACGCCAAAGCATCCGACAACCTGCAGCGTTTTCTCCGCGATAACGTCCTGCAACAAGACGACGGCGACGCGATCTTCCTGTACCGCCAGGTCATGGATGGCAACAGCCAAGTCGGCGTCGTCTGCTGCTGCCACGTCGAAGATTACGAAAATAACCTGATCTTAAAGCACGAAAAAACACGCAAGGCGAAAGAGGACGACCGCACGCGCCACGTCCTCACCTTGGGCGCTCACACCGGCCCGGTCTTCTTGACCTACCGCGACGACAGCAAGACCAACGCGATGGTCGAAACCGCGATCACCGAGGCGCCGCTGTATGACTTCACCGCGGTCGACGGAGTCCAACACACGGTCTGGAAGATCGACAACGCGGGGGATTACGTTTCCGCATTGTCCGCCGTTCCTAAGTTCTATGTCGCCGACGGACATCACCGCGCCGCCAGCGCTTGGCGAGCCGGAGCCGAACGCCGCGACAACAATCCCAACCACACCGGCGACGAGGAATACAATTGGTTCCTGACGGTTCTGTTCCCCGCCAGCCAATTGAACATCTTGTCCTACAACCGCGTCCTCAAAGATCTCAACGGCCAATCGGTCGAACAGGTCCGCGAAAAACTGACTCAGCTGGGCACGTTTGAACCGATCACCGATCCCGTTCCGCCAACCGCTGGTTCGTTCTGCTTCTACCTGGGCGGATCGTGGTACCGATTGACCCTGCCCGCCGATTCGATCGATCACAACCATCCGATCGACTCACTCGACGTGGCGCTGCTGGAAAAACGCGTCCTGCAACCGATCTTCGGAATCGAAGACGTCCGCACCGATCCGCGAATCGATTTCGTCGGCGGCATCCGCGGCACCAAGGCACTGGAAACGCGAGTCGATTCGGGCGCGTGGGCCTGTGCGATTTCGATGTTCCCGACATCGATCGAGCAGTTGATGGGCGTTTCGGACGCCGATGAGATCATGCCGCCCAAGAGCACTTGGTTCGAACCGAAGCTTCGCAGCGGACTGCTGGTTCACTTGTTGGACTGA
- a CDS encoding TadE/TadG family type IV pilus assembly protein: MNRSPIPTAPANRRRRRGMCRWQDRRGAAVVEFAVVANTLFLVLFTCIEFSRLNLIRNTAQNSAYYGARAAMVSGADAQDAVDAAENLLDAIGAKGVTVTVNNGQPLTSATEEIVVKVEVDYNKNAFFAPLFIPNHKFVATSNIKAERYDFFFDGT, from the coding sequence ATGAACCGCTCCCCCATTCCAACCGCTCCCGCCAACCGGAGACGCCGCCGCGGCATGTGTCGCTGGCAAGATCGTCGTGGCGCGGCGGTGGTTGAATTTGCGGTCGTCGCTAACACGCTGTTTCTGGTGCTGTTCACCTGCATCGAGTTCTCGCGGCTGAACCTGATTCGCAACACAGCCCAGAATAGCGCCTATTACGGTGCCCGCGCCGCGATGGTTTCGGGGGCGGATGCGCAAGATGCCGTCGATGCGGCGGAGAATCTGTTGGACGCAATCGGCGCCAAAGGGGTCACCGTCACCGTCAACAATGGCCAACCGTTGACGTCGGCGACCGAGGAGATCGTGGTCAAGGTCGAGGTCGATTACAACAAGAATGCGTTCTTCGCCCCGCTGTTCATCCCCAACCACAAGTTTGTGGCGACGTCGAACATCAAAGCGGAACGCTACGACTTCTTCTTCGACGGCACCTGA
- a CDS encoding TadE/TadG family type IV pilus assembly protein: MNASRRKANRTGAAVVEMAICLPVLITLTVATIDVCSAMFLKESLSIAAYEGARVGIARGGTNAEATARVKEILDERGITYKNNEVVQIQRTNSPTSGGFDSAETLEHCRVLVQVPASGNILSPAQLFSSGNIQAFVWMRKEYANLD; encoded by the coding sequence GTGAACGCAAGTCGCAGAAAAGCAAACCGCACGGGTGCCGCGGTCGTCGAGATGGCGATCTGCTTGCCCGTTCTGATCACATTGACAGTTGCCACGATCGACGTTTGTTCGGCGATGTTTCTGAAAGAGTCGCTGTCGATCGCTGCCTACGAAGGGGCACGCGTTGGAATCGCTCGCGGCGGGACAAACGCCGAAGCGACCGCGCGGGTCAAAGAAATTTTGGACGAACGCGGGATCACCTACAAAAACAACGAAGTCGTGCAGATCCAACGAACCAACAGCCCAACCAGTGGAGGGTTCGATTCCGCCGAAACGCTGGAACATTGCCGTGTCCTGGTCCAGGTTCCCGCCAGCGGCAACATCCTCTCTCCCGCCCAATTGTTTTCCAGTGGGAACATCCAAGCGTTTGTTTGGATGCGTAAAGAGTATGCCAACCTCGACTGA
- a CDS encoding sodium:solute symporter family transporter, with translation MNLDSFNLLAVTEAGTPIAALVTFILYSVAVVLLAVASQIVLQKRSFLQEYFLGSRNLGWIAFTLTFAATSASAGSFGGFPAKVYNHGWVLGLWIAGYMAVPLVSLGLLGKRLNRISKETGSITMPEMIGLRFPGHAVRGLATGMIVVLMSIYLVPQFKMAGVILQSLLHDFVFWQTAAGYMQQLTADIPILQADDPGYLLGLFVFSSMVIVYTSLGGFRAVVWTDVLQGIVMLFGVLGLLVLVLSQVGGLTKATQTLAKMQPPNLGMVEFSTDGSIDQPTRVAMDTWFEVGPDRLFRTNAAAYIDPETGRSAPIKTVEIMGEEEKQRIRRDLLDGAVPALPAGLTVELDEFHPYAYGAGKKGVYTTAPGPSARSELGFLPLSLAFSFFLFWSIGGSGQPSNMIRQMSFDRVRTLKRSMIFLTFYFGAIYFPLVVIFVCGRVLVPGLDQDPDRIMAALSLTAATAAEVPWLAGLLIAAPFAAAMSTVDSFMLMISSSLVRDIYQPMVKGDVSDRTVKMLSYGCTFSVGTIVMLVAISPPKFLQDLVVFTSGGLSSSFLVPVFLGVYWPRYNSIGAVCGMLTGFFTFLSMYGIGYLMYGSLRAFEPLSFDPMIVGVVGSVIGSLVGCLSSPPPPRSIVQTFFGAKSRPSADHTPTA, from the coding sequence GTGAACCTCGACTCCTTCAATCTCTTGGCGGTGACCGAAGCCGGTACGCCGATCGCCGCGTTGGTCACGTTCATTCTCTATTCGGTCGCCGTCGTTCTGTTGGCGGTCGCCAGCCAGATCGTGTTGCAAAAACGATCGTTCCTGCAAGAGTATTTTCTCGGCAGCCGCAATCTCGGTTGGATCGCTTTCACGCTAACCTTTGCCGCCACCAGCGCTTCGGCCGGTTCCTTCGGCGGCTTTCCGGCCAAAGTCTACAACCACGGTTGGGTGCTGGGGTTGTGGATCGCCGGCTACATGGCGGTCCCGTTGGTTTCGCTGGGGCTGTTGGGAAAACGACTGAACCGGATCTCTAAAGAAACCGGCTCGATCACGATGCCCGAAATGATCGGTTTGCGTTTCCCCGGCCACGCCGTCCGCGGTCTGGCGACGGGGATGATCGTGGTGCTGATGAGCATTTATCTGGTGCCGCAGTTCAAGATGGCTGGCGTGATCTTGCAGTCGTTGCTGCACGATTTCGTCTTTTGGCAAACCGCTGCCGGTTACATGCAGCAACTGACCGCCGACATCCCGATCTTGCAAGCCGATGATCCGGGCTACCTGTTGGGATTGTTTGTCTTTTCGTCGATGGTGATCGTCTACACGTCCTTGGGCGGTTTCCGCGCTGTCGTCTGGACCGATGTGCTGCAGGGGATCGTGATGCTGTTCGGCGTCCTGGGGCTGTTGGTCCTGGTCCTCTCGCAAGTCGGCGGGCTGACCAAAGCGACGCAAACGTTGGCTAAGATGCAGCCGCCCAACTTGGGAATGGTCGAATTTTCGACCGATGGATCGATCGATCAACCGACGCGAGTCGCGATGGATACGTGGTTCGAAGTCGGCCCGGATCGCTTGTTCCGCACCAACGCGGCGGCTTACATCGATCCCGAAACGGGACGCTCTGCCCCGATCAAGACGGTCGAGATCATGGGAGAAGAGGAGAAGCAGCGGATCCGCCGCGATTTGTTGGACGGGGCGGTCCCCGCGTTGCCCGCGGGGTTGACGGTCGAACTGGACGAATTCCATCCCTATGCCTACGGGGCGGGGAAAAAAGGCGTCTACACGACAGCGCCGGGCCCAAGTGCCCGTTCGGAACTCGGTTTCCTGCCGCTGTCGCTCGCCTTTTCGTTCTTCCTGTTCTGGTCGATCGGCGGATCGGGGCAACCGAGCAATATGATTCGACAGATGAGTTTCGATCGGGTGCGGACGCTGAAGCGATCGATGATCTTCCTGACCTTCTATTTCGGCGCGATCTATTTCCCGTTGGTGGTAATCTTTGTCTGCGGCCGCGTTCTGGTCCCTGGCTTGGATCAAGATCCCGACCGGATCATGGCGGCGCTTTCGTTGACCGCCGCGACTGCCGCGGAGGTTCCTTGGCTGGCGGGACTGCTGATCGCCGCCCCGTTTGCCGCGGCGATGTCGACGGTCGACAGCTTTATGTTGATGATCTCTTCGTCGCTGGTCCGCGATATCTACCAACCGATGGTCAAGGGAGATGTATCGGATCGGACCGTCAAGATGCTCAGCTACGGCTGCACGTTTTCGGTCGGCACGATCGTGATGTTGGTCGCGATCAGCCCGCCTAAATTCCTGCAGGATCTTGTCGTCTTCACCTCCGGCGGCCTTTCGTCGTCGTTTTTGGTTCCCGTTTTCCTGGGCGTCTATTGGCCACGCTATAACTCGATCGGCGCCGTCTGCGGAATGCTGACCGGGTTCTTCACGTTCCTGTCGATGTACGGGATCGGGTATCTGATGTACGGCAGCTTGCGGGCATTTGAACCGCTGTCGTTTGATCCGATGATCGTTGGTGTGGTCGGATCGGTGATCGGCAGTCTGGTCGGATGCTTGTCATCGCCGCCGCCACCGCGAAGCATCGTGCAGACGTTTTTTGGTGCCAAGTCGAGGCCGTCAGCGGACCACACCCCAACGGCTTAA
- a CDS encoding TolC family protein produces the protein MNRKQYQYAVYLQIALLVVATGCRTPTQPFYLHEDGDLSHYLDTATAIEYPDVELPKLEDVLQAKAPLTVDNHEYEFWDVTLEECVSIALNNSKILRTVSGTAQQRQNTAAQILSGSPDGLGSTFDPAIQSSTTQSLPLTVDSDGNRTLPRGAIRASQVGGVEDALSEFDAQMSSFLSYDTTDRSRNVGAGNIFNPQQFRAWDSTQQLALSKRLATGGVATLRERVVYSRNNITPDSVGRLVASDYTVVLEAQVQHPLMRNRGTLVNRVPVVLASLNEDSSLTEFESLVRNLVADVENAYWELYCAYRNVETTQIARDSAQATARFAQLNLESGSGTAQDVAQAEEQFFAFSAQLTTALAGTNVPGNDPYGVYGRERELRNLMGIASTDGRLARPIDEPSLAAVKFDWHELTTEALYRSPELRAQKIRIKQRELECLVAKNQMLPDLNVSFSARWVGVGDTLGPSSRDGGNIPGSTFANSALADLTEGDHTEVGARLEFTPPAIGSRREKARVRNAQLQLRREEAFLQEKELAMVHQLSDAVGKLQVHYDLIHNSFQRWAAAEREVRARLAEYEGGRSPVNVVLQSQQRRALAQIEYYRSLCEYNKSIAYVHYLKGTLLDYNNIALNEGPWADKAYWDALERARERDASYFLNYGYTRPGVVRQGPVKTNVNNVMIDNETVMGDEVGEIYYEDAMPMEVLPGDVEFDSINPPLSNKAVPSPPTSTSAMDSRTRSAVVPASFEATGTSDRNVSNPYRS, from the coding sequence ATGAATCGCAAACAATATCAATACGCAGTCTACCTGCAGATCGCGCTGCTCGTCGTGGCAACGGGTTGTCGTACACCTACGCAACCGTTCTACCTGCACGAGGACGGCGATCTATCGCACTATTTGGACACCGCAACCGCGATTGAGTATCCGGATGTCGAGCTACCCAAGTTGGAGGATGTCTTGCAAGCCAAGGCTCCGCTGACGGTCGACAATCACGAATACGAGTTCTGGGATGTGACGTTGGAAGAGTGCGTTTCGATCGCGCTGAACAACAGCAAGATCCTTCGCACCGTGTCGGGTACTGCCCAACAACGTCAGAACACAGCGGCTCAGATTCTGAGCGGTTCGCCCGACGGATTGGGTTCGACCTTCGATCCAGCGATTCAATCATCGACCACTCAGTCGTTGCCATTGACCGTCGACAGCGACGGCAACCGCACGCTGCCACGTGGTGCGATCCGAGCTTCGCAGGTTGGTGGTGTCGAAGACGCTTTGTCTGAGTTTGACGCTCAGATGAGCAGCTTCTTGAGCTACGATACGACCGATCGCTCGCGAAACGTTGGTGCCGGAAACATTTTCAACCCGCAACAGTTCCGGGCCTGGGACAGCACCCAACAACTGGCGTTGTCCAAACGACTCGCCACCGGTGGTGTCGCTACGCTTCGCGAACGAGTTGTCTACTCACGCAACAATATTACGCCTGACAGCGTCGGCCGCCTGGTCGCCAGCGACTACACCGTCGTCCTGGAAGCTCAAGTACAACATCCATTGATGCGGAACCGTGGCACGCTGGTCAATCGCGTCCCCGTGGTCCTGGCCAGCTTGAACGAAGACAGCTCTCTGACCGAATTCGAATCGTTGGTCCGCAACTTGGTTGCCGACGTCGAGAACGCCTACTGGGAACTTTATTGTGCCTACCGCAACGTCGAAACAACCCAGATCGCTCGCGACAGTGCTCAAGCGACAGCTCGCTTCGCACAACTGAACTTGGAAAGCGGTTCGGGAACGGCTCAAGACGTCGCTCAAGCCGAAGAACAGTTCTTCGCCTTCAGCGCTCAATTGACGACCGCTCTGGCGGGAACCAACGTTCCTGGCAACGATCCGTATGGCGTCTATGGCCGCGAACGCGAACTCCGCAACCTGATGGGCATCGCGTCGACCGATGGACGGCTTGCACGTCCGATCGACGAACCATCGCTGGCCGCCGTCAAATTCGACTGGCACGAACTAACGACCGAAGCTTTGTATCGCAGCCCCGAACTGCGTGCTCAAAAGATCCGCATCAAACAACGTGAACTCGAATGCTTGGTCGCCAAGAACCAGATGCTTCCCGACTTGAACGTTTCGTTCTCGGCCCGCTGGGTCGGCGTCGGCGACACACTGGGGCCATCGAGCCGCGACGGAGGGAACATTCCCGGCAGCACCTTTGCCAACTCGGCTCTGGCCGATCTGACCGAAGGGGATCACACCGAAGTCGGTGCACGATTGGAATTCACTCCACCAGCAATCGGATCGCGACGCGAGAAGGCACGGGTTCGCAATGCTCAACTGCAACTGCGACGCGAAGAGGCGTTCTTGCAAGAGAAGGAATTGGCGATGGTGCATCAATTGAGCGATGCGGTCGGCAAGTTGCAGGTGCACTACGACCTGATCCACAACAGTTTCCAACGCTGGGCCGCAGCGGAGCGAGAAGTTCGCGCTCGATTGGCTGAATACGAAGGTGGCCGATCGCCGGTCAACGTGGTCCTGCAAAGTCAACAACGTCGTGCCTTGGCACAGATCGAATACTACCGCTCGCTGTGCGAATACAACAAATCGATCGCCTACGTCCATTACCTCAAGGGAACCCTGCTCGATTACAACAACATCGCCCTCAACGAAGGACCATGGGCTGACAAGGCGTATTGGGATGCGTTGGAACGAGCTCGTGAACGCGACGCCAGCTACTTCCTGAACTACGGCTACACCCGTCCAGGCGTTGTCCGCCAAGGTCCTGTTAAGACAAACGTCAACAACGTGATGATCGACAACGAGACCGTGATGGGTGACGAAGTCGGCGAGATCTACTACGAGGATGCGATGCCGATGGAAGTGCTGCCCGGAGACGTTGAATTCGACAGCATCAACCCACCGCTGAGCAACAAAGCGGTTCCAAGTCCACCGACGAGCACGTCGGCGATGGATTCGAGAACTCGATCGGCGGTCGTTCCGGCCAGCTTTGAAGCGACCGGGACCAGCGACCGCAACGTTTCGAATCCCTATCGATCATGA
- a CDS encoding phosphatidylserine decarboxylase, protein MDEILYYDRYRGEVCREKVYGDKSLRWTYGTPAGKVALHALVKRALFSHWYGWQMDRPGTRRKIAPFIEEYELDADEFMRRPEEFEHFNAFFYRQLKRSARPIDPDPSKVVFPADGRHLCVPDLANCDGLFVKGEMFDLPTLLGDAELASRYASGSLLLSRLCPVDYHRFHFPAAGLPGPARLINGPLFSVNPIALRQNIQILATNKRTITALTTERLGTVLLMEIGATCVGGIRQTYDPGSPVAKGDEKGYFRFGGSSTITIFEPGRIVFDDDLVEQSAAHRELYARVGDSLGACRLHSDG, encoded by the coding sequence ATGGACGAAATACTCTATTACGATCGATACCGCGGCGAAGTCTGTCGCGAGAAGGTGTACGGCGACAAATCGCTCCGTTGGACCTATGGAACGCCAGCGGGGAAGGTCGCGCTACATGCGTTGGTCAAGCGAGCTTTGTTCTCGCATTGGTATGGCTGGCAAATGGACCGCCCCGGAACGCGGCGCAAGATCGCCCCTTTTATCGAAGAATATGAACTCGATGCCGATGAATTTATGCGGCGGCCAGAGGAGTTCGAACATTTTAACGCCTTCTTTTATCGTCAGCTGAAACGTTCGGCACGGCCGATCGATCCCGATCCGTCCAAGGTTGTCTTCCCCGCCGACGGCCGCCATCTGTGCGTCCCCGATCTGGCAAATTGCGACGGGCTGTTCGTCAAAGGGGAAATGTTCGACCTGCCGACGCTCTTGGGAGATGCCGAATTGGCTAGCCGGTACGCGTCGGGAAGTTTGTTATTGTCTCGACTGTGTCCTGTCGATTACCACCGCTTTCACTTTCCCGCCGCAGGCCTACCTGGCCCGGCGCGGCTGATCAACGGCCCGCTGTTTTCCGTCAACCCGATCGCGTTGCGCCAGAACATCCAGATCCTGGCGACCAACAAGCGAACGATCACGGCACTGACGACCGAACGACTGGGAACGGTCTTGTTGATGGAAATCGGGGCGACATGTGTCGGCGGAATCCGCCAGACCTACGATCCCGGTTCGCCGGTCGCCAAGGGGGACGAAAAAGGTTATTTCCGGTTTGGCGGTTCATCGACGATCACGATCTTTGAACCCGGTCGGATCGTTTTCGACGACGATCTGGTCGAGCAGTCCGCAGCGCACCGCGAACTCTACGCCCGCGTCGGCGATTCGCTGGGAGCGTGCCGGCTTCATTCGGACGGGTGA